In Sphingomonas oryzagri, the genomic stretch GCCGAAATGCAGCAGGTTGGTGATGATCGAGAACAAAGTCGTCTCCTGCCCACCATGCTGGCTGGCGGTGGAGACGAAGGCCGCCCCGACCTTGCCGTTGAGCGCGCCGCGCATCCACAGGCCGCCGGCCTGATCGAGGAATGCCGCCATCTGCGAGGAGATTCGGCCGAAGCGGGTGCCGGTGCCGACGATGATCGCGTCGTAGTCCGCCAGTTCGTTGATCGTCGCGACGGGAGCCTTCTGGTCCAGCTTGAAATGTGCGGCCTTCGCAACCTCCTCGGGCGCCGTTTCCGGCACGCGGCGGATCGCGACCTCCGCGCCGGCCGCGCGCGCGCCCTCGGCCATCGCCTCGGCCATCTGCTCGATGTGGCCGTAGGAGGAATAATAGAGGA encodes the following:
- the wrbA gene encoding NAD(P)H:quinone oxidoreductase, yielding MAKVLVLYYSSYGHIEQMAEAMAEGARAAGAEVAIRRVPETAPEEVAKAAHFKLDQKAPVATINELADYDAIIVGTGTRFGRISSQMAAFLDQAGGLWMRGALNGKVGAAFVSTASQHGGQETTLFSIITNLLHFGMTIVGLPYSFQGQMGVEKVKGGAPYGATTLADGDGSRQPGQEELDAARFQGKLVAETAIKLHG